In Canis aureus isolate CA01 chromosome 12, VMU_Caureus_v.1.0, whole genome shotgun sequence, a genomic segment contains:
- the LOC144281109 gene encoding uncharacterized protein LOC144281109, whose product MRLTYPSPDGGFLLYHLYAMSGETEALRDCVTCSNHLPALRQPKIRTMPSGPDSCPRQAPRSGAHVLFLRPTRQQFPAWLRVVGRGLYRVGWGGAGEPELAWGQQPLRYAKLTYQDEQRAGPDWPAATGNQCMCDFHLEPTTGKCMNPSPSGPISSIWLQSRTQFGKPEGMIELSGEGRSRQQVY is encoded by the exons ATGAGACTGACCTACCCATCACCTGATGGGGGGTTTTTACTGTATCATCTTTATGCTATGagtggggaaaccgaggccctaAGAGATTGCGTGACTTGTTCAAATCACTTGCCTGCTTTGCGGCAACCCAAGATTCGAACCATGCCGTCAGGGCCTGACTCCTGCCCCCGCCAGGCGCCTCGGAGCGGGGCACACGTGCTCTTCCTGCGTCCCACGCGTCAACAATTCCCTGCGTGGCTCCGGGTGGTGGGTCGCGGTCTCTATCGTGTGGGCTGGGGAGGCGCAGGCGAACCAGAGCTGGCTTGGGGCCAACAGCCTCTACGCTATGCCAAGCTGACATACCAGGACGAACAGCGGGCAGGACCAGACTGGCCTG cagcaacaggaaatCAGTGCATGTGTGATTTTCACCTAGAGCCCACAACAGGAAAATGTATGAATCCTTCTCCTTCTGGtcccatctcttccatctggctgcaGAGCAGGACTCAGTTTGGGAAGCCAGAAGGAATGATAGAGTTGTCTGGGGAAGGAAGGTCAC GTCAACAAGTGTACTGA